One segment of Acidianus sp. HS-5 DNA contains the following:
- a CDS encoding MFS transporter, which yields MEYKWVTLSNTTVGILMATINGTITIISLPAIFRGIDINPLTSFQYLLWILMGYNIVTATLLVSFGRLSDMYGRVRLYNLGFLIFTIGSILLSLTPNMGDLGAMELIIFRIIQGIGGAFLMANSAAILTDAFPYNERGKALGINQIAGLAGSLIGLILGGILSVINWRYVFLVSVPVGIFGTIWSYTKLKELSKPSRNEGLDIAGNVIFGLGLILILIGVTYGLMPYGSSQTGWGDPWVIASMVSGAGLLVAFPFVERRVKYPMFRMELFKIRMFAAGNFASMLRSFAYGGLMIMIIIFLQGIWLPLHGVPYCQTPFWAGIYTIPLMLGFVTMGPISGWLSDRHGARVLATLGMVIVGIGFLALTTLPYNFSYPEFALIIFFMGLGNGMFASPNTASIMNSVPAKYRGVASGMRATLQNSGQTASIALFFTIVILSLSVALPHSLTQAVTQAGAPQLTPLVQKVPVTGALFAAFLGYDPVKSILSTLPQNVLSTIPPSAIATMEQRTWFPTAIAPAFMSALRDAFYVGAIMSFIAAITSALRGRIQIADLEGDRSVKS from the coding sequence ATGGAGTACAAGTGGGTTACCTTAAGTAACACAACAGTAGGAATTTTAATGGCAACGATAAACGGCACAATTACTATTATCTCCCTTCCTGCAATATTTAGAGGAATTGACATAAACCCCCTCACTTCATTCCAGTATTTATTATGGATACTAATGGGATATAACATAGTAACTGCTACACTCCTAGTATCATTTGGAAGGCTTTCAGACATGTACGGTAGAGTTAGGTTGTATAATTTAGGTTTCTTAATTTTCACGATAGGGTCAATACTTTTGTCATTAACTCCCAATATGGGAGACTTAGGCGCAATGGAGCTAATAATATTCAGAATAATCCAAGGAATAGGAGGAGCCTTCCTTATGGCAAATAGTGCTGCAATTCTAACAGACGCATTCCCCTATAACGAAAGGGGAAAGGCTTTAGGGATAAACCAAATAGCTGGACTAGCAGGCTCATTGATAGGACTAATTCTAGGAGGTATCCTTTCTGTAATAAACTGGAGATACGTATTCTTAGTAAGCGTACCAGTAGGTATATTCGGGACTATTTGGAGTTACACTAAGCTTAAGGAATTATCTAAACCTAGCAGGAACGAAGGGCTGGACATCGCTGGAAACGTGATTTTCGGTCTTGGGCTTATATTAATATTAATAGGAGTAACTTACGGTCTAATGCCGTACGGAAGTTCACAAACCGGTTGGGGAGATCCTTGGGTTATAGCTTCAATGGTAAGCGGTGCTGGACTACTGGTTGCGTTCCCATTTGTTGAAAGGAGAGTAAAATACCCAATGTTCAGGATGGAGCTCTTTAAGATAAGGATGTTTGCTGCAGGTAACTTTGCAAGTATGTTAAGATCTTTTGCTTACGGCGGGTTAATGATTATGATAATAATCTTCCTGCAAGGTATATGGTTACCCCTTCATGGAGTACCTTACTGTCAAACCCCCTTCTGGGCTGGAATATATACTATACCTCTAATGTTAGGATTCGTAACAATGGGGCCAATAAGCGGTTGGCTTTCCGACAGACATGGTGCAAGAGTGTTAGCTACTTTAGGAATGGTAATCGTGGGCATAGGTTTTTTAGCGCTTACTACCCTTCCTTACAATTTCAGCTATCCAGAGTTTGCATTAATAATATTCTTTATGGGTTTAGGCAACGGAATGTTTGCTTCTCCTAATACTGCGTCAATAATGAACAGCGTACCTGCAAAGTATAGGGGAGTTGCCTCAGGAATGAGGGCAACATTGCAGAACAGCGGGCAGACCGCAAGTATAGCTCTCTTCTTTACAATAGTCATATTGTCTCTTTCCGTAGCACTGCCTCACTCCTTAACTCAAGCGGTAACACAAGCAGGAGCACCACAGTTAACTCCTCTTGTCCAGAAAGTCCCTGTTACCGGGGCATTGTTTGCGGCTTTCTTAGGTTATGACCCAGTAAAATCAATACTGTCTACTTTACCTCAGAACGTCCTTTCTACGATACCACCTTCAGCAATAGCTACTATGGAGCAGAGAACCTGGTTCCCCACAGCGATAGCCCCAGCCTTTATGTCTGCTTTAAGAGATGCATTTTACGTTGGTGCAATAATGTCATTCATTGCTGCAATAACTTCAGCACTTAGAGGGAGGATTCAAATAGCTGATTTAGAAGGTGATAGAAGTGTTAAAAG
- a CDS encoding flagellar protein FlaJ → MKLRSKDEMESKFIFLLSYILALFSADLPPGVIVSLVASLDYLKEYSSIFRKLDTLINGFKYKFSTAINILASKEKILPLRDFLIRFSQALSHGDDMETYLDREINMAISEYEANMMRKIDSMANFLSIYGTLSSSLIFLMVNLTLVSILFNMGTNSLELLSISLVMVILLMTLIIYISYRPETYVIYRRKEQYLTLVIINAVLIFIILIHNFISILILGLTFLILGIYFRSKERKLDILERHYVTFVTYFSRTYSIVNNLKEAFTSILRGDIGKMRPLVMSAYNRIEFGIKKSIIFELMGEESGSVLILMMNRVLSSTIEYGGDIKHIGDVLARVGTSLLNIRAKREQNGRAFEASVYALQASSSAIGGTLISLLGIFERIFSVDVISNIFTLGKVNISLISLLILIILIVISFANGIAIAIAYGKSIYSGMYFIGILMIITVIAFHFSYLMTSGLFNSVFKGLPNVSPSSLSNLQ, encoded by the coding sequence ATGAAATTGAGATCTAAGGATGAAATGGAATCAAAATTCATATTTTTGTTATCTTATATTCTGGCGCTATTCAGTGCAGATTTACCTCCCGGAGTAATAGTTTCTTTAGTGGCCAGCTTAGATTATCTTAAGGAATATTCTTCGATATTTAGAAAATTGGATACACTTATAAATGGATTTAAATATAAATTTTCTACAGCAATAAATATACTTGCGTCTAAGGAAAAAATATTGCCTTTAAGAGATTTTCTAATTAGATTTTCGCAAGCACTATCTCACGGCGATGACATGGAGACATATCTCGATAGAGAAATAAATATGGCTATCTCAGAATATGAAGCAAATATGATGAGGAAGATAGACTCCATGGCTAATTTCCTTTCCATTTATGGAACTTTAAGTAGTTCACTAATCTTCCTAATGGTTAACCTTACCTTAGTATCAATCTTATTTAACATGGGAACAAACAGTTTAGAATTATTATCAATCTCTTTAGTAATGGTAATACTATTGATGACTCTAATTATATATATATCGTATAGACCAGAAACATATGTAATTTATAGGAGAAAGGAGCAATACTTAACATTAGTTATCATCAATGCCGTATTAATTTTTATAATTTTAATACATAATTTCATTTCAATACTAATATTAGGCTTGACGTTTTTAATTTTAGGAATATATTTCAGATCTAAAGAGAGAAAACTGGACATATTAGAAAGGCATTATGTAACGTTCGTAACATATTTTTCTAGAACATACTCTATAGTAAATAACTTGAAGGAGGCTTTCACAAGTATATTAAGAGGAGATATTGGAAAGATGAGACCACTGGTAATGTCTGCATATAACAGAATAGAGTTCGGAATAAAGAAATCCATAATATTCGAATTAATGGGCGAAGAGAGCGGTAGTGTATTAATCCTAATGATGAATAGGGTCTTGTCTAGCACTATAGAATATGGAGGAGATATCAAACATATAGGAGACGTACTAGCAAGAGTTGGAACCTCTTTACTTAACATAAGAGCAAAAAGAGAGCAAAACGGAAGGGCATTTGAAGCCTCGGTTTATGCATTACAAGCCTCTAGTTCCGCTATTGGAGGCACTTTAATCTCTCTCTTAGGGATATTTGAAAGAATATTTAGCGTTGATGTAATTAGCAATATATTTACTCTTGGGAAAGTAAACATTTCACTGATTTCTCTGCTTATTCTAATAATATTGATAGTCATATCATTCGCTAACGGTATAGCTATAGCTATAGCCTACGGTAAAAGTATATATTCCGGAATGTATTTTATAGGAATACTAATGATAATAACTGTTATAGCATTTCACTTCTCATACTTAATGACAAGCGGATTATTTAATAGCGTATTCAAAGGTTTACCGAATGTTTCGCCATCATCTCTCAGTAATTTACAATAA
- a CDS encoding thiamine pyrophosphate-binding protein, translating to MPSVAEVIVKVLEDEGIERIYGIPGDSIDPLVDAIRRSKKIKYIQTRHEEGAAFEASVEAKITHKPSACMGTSGPGSIHLLNGLYDAKMDHAPVIAFTGQVESDMIGRDYFQEVNLTRLFDDVAVFNQILVNPESAEYIVRRAIREARSKRGVAHINLPVDILRKDAKYEESKQTLTPEVSYLPDFSKAVEMINESKKPVIMIGGGARGSAKEINDFAEKIGAPVIHALNGKGVLSDSDPKVMGGLGLLGTKPSVKAIDNADLLILLGTSFPYVNFLPSGVKVIQVDVDEANIGKRIPVDLAFPVPVKDFLRINEKVNEKEEKYYENMKESKEDWLKELSEQENDLSKPMKPQRVAYLVSQKCDKDATVVTDVGNVTMWTARNFRASGEQVFAFSSWLGSMGIGIPGGIGAYFARGKQTIVFAGDGGFTMTMMELITAKKYNVPLKVVAYNNSKLGMIKFEQEVMGYPEWGVDLYNPDFVKIAEAVGFKGYRMEDPKDESVIDEFLNTEGGAILEAVVNPDERPMPPKLTFKQAEGYVLSIFREKWIEITEDKSSKR from the coding sequence ATGCCATCTGTCGCAGAAGTAATAGTAAAAGTTTTAGAAGACGAAGGAATAGAGAGAATTTACGGAATTCCAGGAGATTCAATAGATCCGTTAGTAGATGCAATAAGAAGGTCAAAGAAAATAAAATACATTCAAACAAGGCATGAAGAAGGTGCAGCTTTTGAGGCATCTGTAGAGGCAAAAATAACTCATAAGCCATCAGCGTGCATGGGGACTTCCGGACCAGGTTCAATTCACTTATTGAACGGACTTTACGATGCAAAGATGGACCACGCACCGGTAATAGCGTTTACTGGACAAGTAGAAAGCGATATGATAGGCAGGGACTACTTTCAAGAAGTTAACTTAACTAGACTCTTCGACGACGTGGCAGTATTTAACCAAATATTAGTAAATCCTGAAAGCGCAGAATACATTGTTAGGAGAGCTATAAGGGAAGCTAGGAGTAAAAGAGGCGTTGCTCACATTAATTTACCGGTAGATATTCTTAGGAAAGATGCTAAATACGAGGAGAGTAAACAAACGCTAACTCCAGAGGTAAGCTATTTACCGGATTTCTCTAAGGCTGTTGAAATGATAAATGAGAGTAAAAAGCCCGTTATCATGATAGGAGGAGGAGCAAGGGGATCTGCAAAGGAAATTAACGACTTTGCGGAAAAGATAGGTGCACCGGTAATTCATGCACTTAACGGCAAGGGTGTCCTGTCAGACAGCGACCCTAAAGTTATGGGTGGTCTAGGTCTTCTGGGGACAAAGCCTTCAGTAAAAGCGATTGACAACGCAGATTTACTGATTTTGCTCGGAACGTCTTTCCCTTACGTTAATTTCCTACCAAGTGGAGTTAAAGTGATCCAAGTAGACGTGGATGAAGCAAATATAGGTAAAAGGATACCGGTAGATTTAGCTTTTCCAGTACCTGTAAAGGACTTCCTAAGGATAAACGAGAAGGTAAATGAGAAGGAGGAGAAATATTACGAGAATATGAAGGAAAGTAAGGAAGATTGGTTAAAAGAGCTTTCAGAACAGGAAAACGATTTATCTAAACCGATGAAACCTCAGAGAGTAGCATATCTAGTTTCTCAAAAATGCGATAAGGACGCAACAGTAGTAACTGATGTAGGTAATGTAACTATGTGGACTGCAAGGAATTTCAGGGCTTCCGGTGAACAAGTTTTTGCCTTTTCCTCATGGTTGGGTTCTATGGGGATCGGAATTCCTGGAGGAATAGGAGCTTACTTTGCGAGAGGGAAGCAAACTATAGTCTTTGCAGGAGATGGAGGTTTTACAATGACAATGATGGAGTTAATAACTGCAAAGAAGTATAATGTACCGCTTAAAGTCGTGGCTTATAATAATTCTAAACTAGGTATGATAAAGTTTGAGCAGGAAGTAATGGGATATCCGGAATGGGGAGTAGACCTTTACAACCCTGACTTCGTGAAAATAGCTGAGGCCGTTGGGTTTAAAGGATATAGGATGGAAGACCCTAAAGACGAAAGCGTTATAGACGAATTCCTTAATACTGAAGGAGGAGCAATACTGGAGGCAGTAGTTAATCCTGACGAGAGGCCTATGCCACCTAAGCTAACGTTTAAGCAAGCCGAAGGTTATGTATTGTCTATATTTAGAGAAAAATGGATTGAAATCACCGAAGATAAAAGTAGTAAAAGATGA
- a CDS encoding AbrB/MazE/SpoVT family DNA-binding domain-containing protein → MRDEYDITVDERGRITIPKEVREQIKVRKFRLKVEQGKIILKPVSSNPEKYYGIFRKDIGNIDIDKVFEETLLKE, encoded by the coding sequence ATGAGGGACGAATACGACATTACAGTAGATGAGAGAGGAAGGATTACTATACCTAAAGAAGTTAGGGAGCAAATTAAAGTTAGAAAATTTAGACTAAAAGTTGAGCAAGGTAAAATAATCTTAAAACCAGTTAGTTCTAACCCTGAAAAATATTATGGAATTTTCAGGAAAGATATTGGAAATATCGACATAGACAAAGTATTTGAGGAAACTTTATTAAAGGAATGA
- a CDS encoding DsrE family protein → MKKIAYIALTNLAQYILVNMAIPQLEEGRHNAEVKGIFFVHDNVYMLTKGTDTAERLRKLHEKGIYLQACDQCTYMRNLAGSLIEEAKIGCFPDFYAGVGDVDLIITI, encoded by the coding sequence ATGAAGAAGATTGCTTATATTGCGTTAACTAACCTAGCTCAGTATATCTTAGTGAACATGGCAATCCCTCAGCTAGAGGAAGGGAGACATAACGCTGAAGTTAAGGGAATATTCTTTGTCCACGATAACGTTTACATGCTGACTAAAGGAACAGATACTGCAGAAAGGTTAAGGAAACTCCACGAGAAAGGAATATACTTACAAGCCTGTGACCAATGTACTTACATGAGAAACCTAGCAGGCTCTTTAATTGAGGAAGCTAAGATAGGTTGCTTTCCAGACTTTTACGCAGGAGTAGGAGACGTGGACTTGATAATAACGATTTAA
- a CDS encoding archaellin/type IV pilin N-terminal domain-containing protein, which produces MIRRYNKLVKRKGLAGLDTAIILIAFIITASVLAFVAINMGLFVTQKAKTTINKGDETASTALQLSSSILYATNFPKDSVSYWIYFTVSPSAGVSSVYLSPATTSISFLASASGISCSNIYAYTLLNCTSDHLYLCSQKAGSQTYYYYSSPYAALLALHYNTGCKYICIETTKPTNGQYFTFNYSGTQYYAYVKSSKPVAITFPVAGDPLVGSDVAPAGSTVGVIILFPQSTPVFQYQTITIQVIPNIGAPLTLCQYVYQPEANVSVIG; this is translated from the coding sequence ATAATACGTAGATATAATAAATTAGTAAAGAGAAAAGGTCTAGCAGGACTGGATACTGCAATAATATTAATAGCATTCATAATAACTGCATCAGTACTGGCGTTTGTAGCAATAAACATGGGACTATTCGTAACACAGAAAGCAAAGACTACTATAAATAAGGGTGATGAAACAGCTTCTACGGCGCTGCAATTAAGTAGCTCCATATTATATGCAACTAACTTTCCTAAAGACAGTGTTAGTTATTGGATATATTTCACAGTATCACCTAGCGCCGGTGTATCTAGCGTGTATTTATCGCCTGCTACTACTTCAATATCATTCCTAGCATCTGCAAGCGGAATTTCATGTTCTAACATATATGCATATACATTACTTAATTGTACAAGCGACCACTTATATTTATGTAGTCAAAAAGCAGGATCTCAAACATATTACTATTATTCTAGTCCTTATGCAGCATTATTAGCTCTACATTATAATACTGGATGTAAATATATATGTATAGAAACTACTAAACCAACTAATGGGCAGTATTTCACTTTCAATTACTCCGGTACTCAATACTATGCATATGTAAAGTCAAGTAAACCTGTAGCAATAACGTTCCCAGTTGCAGGAGATCCTCTAGTAGGTAGCGATGTAGCGCCTGCTGGTTCTACGGTAGGTGTTATAATACTATTCCCTCAATCAACTCCAGTATTCCAATATCAGACAATTACAATACAAGTAATACCTAACATAGGTGCTCCATTAACACTATGCCAATACGTGTATCAACCAGAAGCAAACGTTAGCGTAATAGGGTAA
- a CDS encoding ribbon-helix-helix domain-containing protein, with protein sequence MVESIRKINDLEYEIDFNNSVVVTMKIEEEFLEEIDKATTVLGFKNRSDLIRDALKEYLKSLNTES encoded by the coding sequence ATGGTTGAATCCATAAGAAAAATAAATGATCTGGAATATGAAATAGATTTCAACAATAGCGTAGTAGTAACTATGAAGATAGAGGAAGAATTTCTTGAGGAAATAGATAAGGCTACGACAGTTCTTGGGTTTAAGAACAGAAGCGATCTGATAAGAGATGCACTAAAAGAATACTTAAAAAGCCTTAACACAGAATCTTAA
- a CDS encoding type II/IV secretion system ATPase subunit, producing the protein MEDFLEEYISKLEEKPQIVSDPTQYKGSKVFNIIYKVSDLIYIHGLSKRSEDGYYQYIVIEPPRPDQKILERLEMEFAKALKYKEKVPVPIEEKEKKMREILNKIKIKGTRDYIIYHFIRDKLYSGPIEPLIRDPYIEDISLPGIGNVYIVHKIFGPMITSIKISNEQELDDFIVTLSEKTMRPVSHNRPIIDASLPDGSRVNFVYGVDVSRRGSNMTVRKFTKVPISITQLVTFGTMNSLLAAYLWMMLDEGMNVFICGETASGKTTTLNAIATFIPPNLKIVTIEDTPELTVPHQNWIAEVTRETGGEGEIKLFDLLKAALRQRPNYILVGEIRDREGNVAFQAMQTGHSVMATFHSANIRTLVQRLSGYPIEVPKSYINNLNIALFQSALYDKKGNLIRRVIEVDEIIDIDPVTNDVIYVPSFTYDPVYDKIIFAGKGASYLIENKIAIRRGIDRKNMNTLYDELNLRAKFIEHLVNKKIFNYFDVWRWILKVRQSGLEEVVNEIEI; encoded by the coding sequence ATGGAGGATTTCCTTGAGGAGTATATAAGCAAACTTGAGGAAAAACCGCAGATAGTAAGTGATCCTACACAATATAAAGGTTCTAAAGTATTTAATATTATCTATAAAGTATCAGATTTAATATATATTCATGGACTAAGTAAAAGATCTGAGGACGGATATTATCAGTATATAGTTATAGAGCCTCCAAGGCCAGATCAGAAAATCCTAGAGCGTTTAGAAATGGAATTCGCTAAGGCTCTAAAATATAAGGAAAAAGTTCCCGTCCCAATAGAAGAAAAGGAAAAGAAAATGAGAGAGATACTTAACAAGATTAAAATAAAGGGAACTAGAGATTATATTATTTATCATTTTATTAGAGATAAACTATATTCAGGCCCCATAGAACCTTTAATAAGAGATCCTTATATAGAGGACATAAGCTTACCTGGCATAGGAAACGTATACATAGTACATAAGATTTTTGGTCCAATGATAACATCAATTAAAATCTCTAATGAACAAGAGCTTGACGATTTTATAGTAACTTTAAGCGAAAAAACCATGAGACCCGTATCTCATAATAGACCAATCATTGATGCTTCACTTCCAGACGGCTCTAGAGTAAACTTCGTATACGGCGTAGATGTCAGCAGAAGAGGTTCAAATATGACAGTAAGAAAGTTCACAAAGGTCCCTATAAGTATTACACAATTAGTTACATTCGGCACAATGAATTCTTTGTTAGCAGCATATTTATGGATGATGTTGGATGAAGGAATGAACGTCTTTATTTGCGGAGAGACTGCATCTGGTAAAACTACAACGCTTAATGCAATAGCTACATTCATTCCTCCAAATTTGAAGATAGTCACAATCGAAGATACGCCAGAATTGACAGTCCCTCATCAGAATTGGATAGCAGAAGTAACTAGAGAGACTGGAGGAGAAGGTGAAATAAAACTATTTGATCTGCTTAAGGCTGCATTAAGGCAAAGGCCGAACTACATATTAGTAGGAGAAATAAGAGATAGAGAAGGAAATGTAGCTTTTCAAGCAATGCAGACTGGTCACTCTGTAATGGCAACATTCCATTCTGCAAACATTAGGACATTGGTTCAGAGACTTAGCGGGTATCCTATAGAAGTTCCTAAATCTTATATAAATAATCTTAACATTGCTCTATTTCAAAGTGCACTCTATGATAAGAAGGGGAATTTAATCAGAAGAGTAATTGAGGTTGATGAAATAATTGATATCGATCCCGTTACAAATGACGTTATTTACGTTCCTTCGTTTACTTACGATCCGGTGTATGACAAGATAATTTTTGCAGGCAAAGGAGCTTCGTACCTTATAGAGAATAAAATAGCCATAAGGAGAGGAATAGATAGGAAGAATATGAATACGTTATACGATGAATTAAATCTTAGAGCTAAATTTATTGAACATTTAGTTAATAAGAAAATTTTTAATTATTTTGATGTATGGCGTTGGATTTTGAAGGTTAGACAATCAGGATTGGAAGAAGTGGTGAATGAAATTGAGATCTAA
- a CDS encoding ATPase domain-containing protein, giving the protein MKVIVNTGNEELDRRLGGIPFPSLILIEGDHGTGKSVISAQIAYGLLISKMKGYIITTEQSTYGYLKKMSEIKVDLIPFFLKGQLGVAPVNTPRFSWNLTIAKKLLYLIHDFIGKVKDFVVIDSLTVISTFSSEEDLMEFFRGLRVYVTEGKSIIITIHPNFPEELQTRIKSEVDVYFKLSAATIGNTRVKVLEKVKISEGIIGADSISFNVDPTLGIKVVPLSLSRA; this is encoded by the coding sequence ATAAAAGTGATAGTTAATACTGGGAACGAAGAACTCGATAGAAGGCTTGGAGGTATTCCTTTTCCTTCATTAATACTGATAGAAGGTGATCATGGTACTGGAAAGAGCGTAATATCTGCGCAAATAGCTTACGGTCTCTTAATTTCGAAAATGAAAGGTTACATTATAACTACTGAACAATCGACATACGGGTACCTAAAGAAGATGAGCGAAATTAAGGTAGACTTAATACCCTTCTTTTTAAAAGGACAGTTGGGAGTAGCACCAGTTAATACCCCTAGATTTAGCTGGAACTTAACAATTGCAAAAAAGCTTTTATACCTAATTCATGACTTTATTGGGAAAGTTAAAGATTTTGTTGTAATAGATAGTCTTACTGTTATTTCTACATTCTCATCAGAAGAAGATCTGATGGAATTCTTTAGAGGATTAAGAGTTTACGTTACTGAAGGAAAATCAATAATAATAACTATCCATCCTAATTTCCCAGAGGAATTACAGACTAGAATAAAGAGTGAAGTAGACGTTTACTTTAAGCTAAGTGCTGCAACTATAGGTAATACTAGAGTAAAGGTTCTTGAAAAAGTAAAGATAAGTGAAGGAATTATAGGAGCAGATAGCATATCGTTTAACGTAGATCCTACGCTAGGTATCAAAGTTGTTCCACTCAGTCTTTCGAGGGCTTAA
- a CDS encoding ArsR family transcriptional regulator, producing MSLVNFINTLKELDESIDFAKGVYQWKIVLILFIKGPMSTSEIAKEIGVNKKSVIDSIRKLIDKGLVERVKYDIYTLSENGKKLMEKLSGISTQQLQVIDLDPTEDILNNVTHYYYFVEIVKASTLNNYKVPINSLCRELGVSKRTLINYLDIFSTKYKYFKKITKKGLFRNKVEYMLTDEGKKIAYKIPGTYKLRRNTFLKILTKVTLSNSLEYSIFKILVSFSITAPLIFMLSKYPEDKIVAAIWLYFLVFFGVSSVLAYLLSK from the coding sequence ATGTCGCTTGTAAATTTCATTAATACACTTAAGGAACTAGACGAAAGTATAGATTTCGCAAAAGGAGTTTATCAATGGAAGATAGTGTTAATACTTTTCATAAAAGGACCTATGAGTACTTCAGAAATAGCAAAAGAAATTGGAGTTAACAAGAAAAGCGTTATAGATTCAATACGAAAGTTAATAGACAAAGGATTGGTCGAAAGAGTAAAATATGATATTTATACCTTGTCAGAAAACGGTAAAAAATTAATGGAAAAACTTAGCGGGATTTCAACGCAACAGTTGCAAGTAATCGATTTAGATCCTACTGAAGATATATTGAATAATGTAACTCATTACTATTACTTTGTTGAAATAGTAAAGGCATCCACTTTAAATAATTATAAGGTTCCTATCAATTCATTGTGTAGAGAATTGGGAGTATCTAAGAGGACATTAATAAATTACCTTGATATATTTTCTACAAAATATAAATATTTCAAGAAAATAACTAAAAAAGGATTATTTAGAAATAAAGTAGAATATATGCTCACAGATGAGGGTAAAAAGATTGCATATAAGATTCCTGGAACGTATAAACTGAGACGTAATACATTCTTAAAGATACTAACCAAGGTTACGCTAAGTAATTCCTTAGAATATTCGATATTTAAGATTCTTGTTTCATTTTCAATTACAGCTCCATTAATATTTATGTTATCAAAATATCCTGAAGATAAAATAGTTGCGGCAATATGGTTATATTTTCTTGTATTCTTCGGTGTCTCAAGTGTTTTGGCTTATCTATTATCTAAGTGA